Proteins found in one Zea mays cultivar B73 chromosome 1, Zm-B73-REFERENCE-NAM-5.0, whole genome shotgun sequence genomic segment:
- the LOC100273333 gene encoding uncharacterized protein LOC100273333 precursor → MAIRGSIGFAVLCVALMLHAAATAAAARTVPMPGASSTSTGSTASLPAAAGTKNDDSGSGGAGVADKKNLFVGVGGMGDLPGFPAVGGGYGGGFGNNGGGVFSGVTGPLGGVGGGVGGVGPLGGVGGFGPLGGGGGGIPFGGFAGGGTPFGGYGGGGAGAGGVTP, encoded by the coding sequence ATGGCCATCAGGGGCAGCATCGGCTTCGCAGTGCTCTGCgtcgcgctgatgctgcacgccgcggcgacggcggcggcggccaggACCGTGCCTATGCCGGGCGCCTCCTCGACGTCCACCGGCAGCACCGCGTCGCTCCCGGCCGCGGCCGGCACCAAGAacgacgactctggctcgggcggcGCCGGCGTGGCGGACAAGAAGAACCTCTTCGTGGGCGTGGGAGGCATGGGCGACCTCCCGGGCTTCCCGGCCGTGGGCGGCGGGTACGGCGGCGGCTTCGGCAACAACGGCGGGGGCGTCTTCAGCGGCGTCACGGGCCCGCTGGGCGGCGTCGGGGGCGGCGTCGGAGGCGTCGGCCCGCTGGGCGGCGTCGGCGGGTTCGGGCCCctcggcggcggtggcggcggtatcCCGTTTGGCGGCTTCGCTGGCGGCGGCACCCCCTTCGGCGGCTACGGCGGCGGGGGCGCTGGCGCTGGCGGCGTCACGCCTTGA